A single region of the Leishmania panamensis strain MHOM/PA/94/PSC-1 chromosome 23 sequence genome encodes:
- a CDS encoding hypothetical protein (TriTrypDB/GeneDB-style sysID: LpmP.23.1210), producing MVELHVFDFDGTIFYSPVADPNALTAALVATGDLSVADAAVVANKLHGKLRSPVSSGGLGWYQSLSTLSPPAVPEQPAEITWFVEPILAHMRAIVETRNSLMRQRCPTVGTQPPVPTVDMPLIYVLTGRDVKYYDRIWTLLQQAGLDKEVEDVLLKPSETAGTVKYKLNHFFSLIQYHQPARVFYYEDRVEQGRLLLEGMRALEEVLYMDVRDRHRGTVNSDNSYWKADRVGVVTFDVAGSTTEAVKREEGKWQNGCHGEASRRCEAVTVEPPSLTVLHTPQPTVVSCADRERDTWQGTDGRNEHLSTLVASLRASPYSLLRDACYPVHRYSLYDLPSLTETLPEAKVSAALSQAERQAQQWVEGTVRLYNSKSSCEGRGRVQGGRPVVGSTTTAFGSGAKAAAVYDPRALRAAVSFAVPPPFVFIMVLVPPALCGRSSGMLSGEQLVALVRTLEEEKRAAEEGRTWHRRA from the coding sequence ATGGTGGAGCTACACGTCTTCGACTTCGACGGCACGATCTTCTACTCTCCGGTGGCCGACCCGAATGCACTTACTGCTGCCCTTGTCGCCACGGGGGACCTCAGCGTCGCGGATGCAGCCGTTGTAGCAAACAAGCTGCACGGCAAACTACGCAGCCCCGTGTCCTCCGGCGGCCTGGGGTGGTATCAGAGTCTTTCAACGCTGTCGCCACCGGCAGTGCCGGAGCAGCCGGCTGAGATTACATGGTTTGTGGAGCCCATTCTAGCACACATGCGTGCCATCGTTGAGACCCGCAACTCCTTgatgcgccagcgctgccccaCCGTCGGCACACAGCCACCGGTGCCAACGGTGGACATGCCTCTCATCTATGTGCTCACTGGCCGCGACGTGAAGTACTACGACCGAATCTGGACGCTGCTACAGCAGGCAGGGCTAGacaaagaggtggaggacgtCTTGCTGAAGCCGAGTGAGACGGCCGGTACTGTCAAGTACAAACTAAACCATTTCTTCTCCTTGATTCAGTACCACCAACCAGCGCGCGTCTTCTACTATGAGGACCGCGTTGAGCAGGGTaggctgctgctcgagggGATGCGGGCGCTGGAGGAAGTGCTGTACATGGATGTCAGGGACAGGCATAGGGGCACCGTCAACAGCGATAACAGCTACTGGAAGGCAGATCGCGTCGGCGTCGTGACGTTCGACGTCGCAGGCAGCACTACAGAGGCTGTCaagcgagaagagggcaaGTGGCAGAACGGTTGCCATGGGGAGGCCTCGCGAAGATGTGAGGCCGTCACGGTGGAACCCCCGTCACTAACAGTTTTGCACACACCGCAGCCGACGGTTGTGTCGTGCGCTGACCGTGAAAGGGACACCTGGCAAGGCACAGACGGCAGAAACGAACACCTTTCAACGCTCGTCGCATCTCTGCGCGCTAGCCCGTATTCCCTGCTTCGCGATGCATGTTACCCAGTCCACCGGTACAGCCTCTACGACTTACCCTCTCTGACAGAGACTCTTCCGGAGGCGAAGGTCTCGGCGGCGTTGAGCCAAGCTgagcggcaggcgcagcagtgggtTGAGGGAACGGTGCGGTTGTACAACtcgaagagcagctgcgaggGCAGAGGTCGCGTACAGGGTGGACGGCCGGTGGTCGGCAGCACTACCACTGCTTTTGGGTCTGGGGccaaggcggcagcggtctACGACCCACGTGCCTTacgcgccgccgtctccttcGCCGTTCCTCCCCCGTTTGTCTTTATCATGGTGCTCGTGCCTCCTGCATTGTGTGGCCGCAGCTCAGGCATGCTAAGCGGGGAGCAGCTTGTGGCCCTGGTGCGCACActggaagaggagaagcgagcggcggaggaggggcgtACGTGGCATAGGCGCGCCTGA
- a CDS encoding hypothetical protein (TriTrypDB/GeneDB-style sysID: LpmP.23.1180) has product MNVEAHHAVRRLYVQLLRAQHGVHGVKEEEGPPSLPPGSTNILTNRNPLSAPTSLERSGASGTAAVSPNPTSYGAAVVISSAPPAPPRRLPRSAASPVTTTLFASRGASVVSNARPSRSDGLKGCWQRRRDRYSTSPYTAFGYAALGDEETACISEVQQWKMRLAQTLRQRSVKVEEQLREMLAGHVQQCLQAAATSTLTASAQQGTPARFSAPSVPSFLRVLSTGYAVTISVQNTSGVEDGVRDREGHDATWNPFSDALGSQAPGEDGTGRDANNPRHREDAYVESTREAAPKSPGIQAASLRSPASRLIAAGAPAAATSLKTVLLRKQSLEAQLKACQADPSQSWQSAGTPRNPFVPVNTAALCSRLNAYQMCAARTTAITDAPASASSTKNYLQEKESSEAPAAALPPVCTLWEYLPISSSLHANMSSAIGKEGKSAPVPTPSRLALSTSPMDRLKAVWRRCARKSSRRIPPVRSDSAERDKRAVSANNAAHDPLALMTDSHWRRLQEQVRATQDAFQLLLAEAALHSQDSRQRSGGAKTNTPAVMSSRAPPLLSAYAPISRALPCSTLEAEGVATEVVMVCYTAAPLGLDSVSWDASAHAGHTPVETAPSVSLQPTWALCFEVDALHEAWLRRTLLEVASKEAGPPPASIATASPPPPATFTTLGTSVISSALKVDVQTSLRSMCTCH; this is encoded by the coding sequence ATGAACGTGGAGGCCCATCACGCCGTGCGGCGTCTCTAtgtccagctgctgcgcgcgcagCACGGTGTGCATGGCGtcaaggaagaggaagggccTCCTTCGCTTCCGCCGGGCTCTACCAACATCCTCACTAATCGCAACCCGCTCTCAGCCCCCACTTCCCTTGAGCGCAGTGGTGCGTCaggcacagcggcggtgtCTCCGAACCCGACTTCCTACGGTGCTGCGGTCGTCATCTCAtccgctcctccagctccccCTCGACGTCTACCACGgtcagcagcttctccagtGACAACGACGCTGTTCGCGTCAAGAGGCGCCTCAGTGGTATCAAATGCACGGCCCTCACGCTCTGACGGACTGAAGGggtgctggcagcggcgacgtgaCCGATACTCTACATCGCCTTACACAGCTTTCGGCTATGCGGCGTTAGGGGACGAGGAGACGGCATGCATTTCTGAGGTTCAACAGTGGAAGATGCGTCTAGCACAGACATTACGGCAGCGAAGCGTCAAGGTGGAAGAGCAACTGAGAGAGATGTTGGCAGGGCACGTCCAACAGTGCTTACAGGCAGCCGCGACGTCGACGCTTACGGCATCAGCGCAGCAAGGGACACCGGCAAGATTCAGTGCGCCTTCGGTGCCTTCTTTCCTGCGCGTCCTGTCCACCGGCTATGCTGTCACCATCTCCGTGCAAAACACCAGCGGTGTTGAGGACGGAGTGCGCGATCGGGAGGGACATGATGCCACTTGGAATCCATTTTCGGATGCTCTTGGCTCACAGGCGCCCGGCGAGGACGGTACCGGCCGCGATGCGAACAACCCACGACATCGCGAGGATGCATATGTGGAGAGTacaagagaggcagcacctAAGTCACCGGGGATCCAGGCAGCGTCTTTACGATCACCCGCCTCGAGGCTAATagctgctggcgcgccagcagctgcgacttCACTAAAGACTGTACTATTAAGGAAGCAATCTCTCGAAGCACAACTGAAGGCGTGCCAGGCAGATCCCTCTCAGTCCTGGCAGTCGGCTGGCACGCCGAGAAATCCATTCGTGCCCGTGAATACGGCTGCTCTGTGCAGCCGTCTGAATGCGTACCAAATGTGTGCCGCTCGTACCACGGCCATTACTGATGCTCCCGCCAGTGCCTCATCTACAAAGAACTACCTacaggaaaaagagagtaGCGAagcgcctgccgcagcactgccaccaGTGTGCACGCTGTGGGAGTACTTGCCCATTTCCTCGTCCTTGCACGCCAACATGAGCTCGGCAATCGGCAAGGAAGGAAAATCTGCGCCAGTGCCTACTCCCTCTCGATTGGCACTCTCGACCTCGCCGATGGACAGACTCAAGGCGGTGTGGCGTCGGTGTGCGCGCAAGTCTAGCCGTCGGATACCGCCAGTGAGAAGCGATAGCGCAGAGAGGGACAAGCGAGCGGTTTCTGCGAACAATGCAGCTCATGATCCTCTGGCGCTGATGACTGACAGCCACTGGCGCAGGCTCCAAGAGCAAGTACGGGCAACGCAAGATGCATTCCAGTTGCTGCTTGCGGAGGCGGCCTTACACTCTCAAGACAGCCGGCAAAGGAGCGGAGGTGCCAAAACGAATACCCCCGCGGTTATGTCCTCAAGAGCACCGCCGTTACTAAGCGCTTACGCACCGATTTCGCGTGCGCTGCCTTGTAGCACCTTGGAAGCGGAGGGTGTGGCGACAGAGGTGGTTATGGTGTGCTACACCGCAGCCCCGCTTGGTCTGGATTCTGTGAGCTGGGACGCGAGCGCGCATGCAGGTCACACACCAGTTGAGACTGCGCCCTCCGTCTCACTGCAGCCGACGTGGGCGCTGTGCTTTGAGGTGGACGCCTTGCACGAGGCATGGCTGCGGCGAACGCTGCTGGAAGTGGCGTCAAAAGAGGCGGGGCCACCCCCTGCATCCATCGCGACAGCCagtcctccacctccagcaaCATTCACCACGCTCGGGACCTCCGTGATATCGTCTGCACTGAAGGTCGATGTTCAGACATCCCTGCGGTCGATGTGCACCTGCCATTAA
- a CDS encoding hypothetical protein (TriTrypDB/GeneDB-style sysID: LpmP.23.1200), whose amino-acid sequence MSRRLTHPGANFNFSSPGDTAEIRSMTADTPASVEKPVVNNNHAYLHIVERTPGDFTPNNLVYHQLQRYHLVPAQSTTAVEAGENAAVLAAFTALVTTLQQQPAQSPEEASAELLTAEETALAAATTAEKLQRDPLASKPDAQAHTAENLRQMHAYAAASVANTTPPILLTEIKDAHRFTFYPFPILAAVSIPYCSQHFCVLVNLKPIVPNHLMVVPIRCVGTIHGLTEEEVDDWGHVMRCTIQVLEHLRRQCYARDSAASSATAAIPSVGNYSIAVQQGSLAGQTVDHLHVHVIPFDPKGKLAGEPEMDEEGQRRRPPRTPAAMQDETNELRLLFAQYTAAAASLSTATL is encoded by the coding sequence ATGAGCCGTCGCCTCACTCATCCAGGCGCGAACTTTAACTTCTCCTCCCCTGGGGACACGGCGGAGATCCGCTCGATGACGGCGGACACGCCCGCCAGCGTTGAGAAGCCCGTTGTCAACAACAATCACGCGTACCTGCACATCGTGGAGCGGACACCCGGTGACTTCACCCCGAACAACTTGGTCTATCACCAACTGCAGCGGTACCACCTCGTTCCTGCGCAATCGACCACTGCTGTGGAGGCGGGCGAAAACGCAGCGGTGCTCGCTGCCTTCACGGCCCTTGTCACGACTTTGCAACAGCAACCTGCGCAGTCGCCGGAGGAGGCGTCGGCAGAGTTGTTGACCGCTGAAGAGACAGCACTCGCTGCGGCCACGACagcggagaagctgcagcgcgaccCGTTGGCGTCCAAGCCAGATGCCCAGGCACATACTGCTGAGAATCTCCGCCAGATGCACGCCTACGCGGCCGCCTCGGTCGCAAACACCACCCCTCCCATCCTCCTTACTGAAATCAAAGACGCACATCGCTTTACCTTCTACCCCTTCCCCATTTTGGCTGCTGTGAGCATCCCGTACTGCTCCCAGCACTTCTGTGTGCTCGTGAACCTGAAGCCCATCGTACCGAACCATCTCATGGTGGTCCCCATTCGTTGTGTAGGCACGATACACGGActcacagaggaggaagtggacGACTGGGGCCATGTGATGCGGTGCACTATTCAGGTCCTCGAGCATCTGCGTCGTCAGTGCTATGCCCGAGACAGTGCTGCTTCCTCTGCTACCGCCGCCATACCCTCTGTTGGGAACTACAGCATTGCTGTGCAGCAAGGCTCACTGGCGGGGCAGACGGTGGACCATCTTCACGTGCATGTTATCCCCTTCGACCCCAAAGGGAAGCTGGCGGGGGAGCCAGAgatggacgaggagggacagcggcgacgcccGCCTCGCACACCCGCTGCTATGCAGGATGAGACAAACGAGCTGCGTCTCTTGTTTGCCCAgtacaccgcagcagccgcctcGTTGTCGACAGCCACCTTGTGA
- a CDS encoding methyltransferase BTM2-like protein (TriTrypDB/GeneDB-style sysID: LpmP.23.1220), with protein sequence MPSSKPRHAKNSAGKGHESVSRAPLPELPAQASGIASTSQTENVSTEHLAWASLIKEQHRHLQATVQSGISGSGSAVTTMSASSCLTASAPSLSSYQEELKVWRRTLTGEEAVRRLSAYAEAMHHLATLYWNPSVVPVEGPGTGVDDGNSTRSEPATHGGKRQRSSDTSDDVKESSSCALIHRAMAATRTVTMSVDNSRHYNDRLSYCLQSIASYYLGEADTEGCVEGTKDGAPGAADLQPPAPAPSPSHCFRVHVEQVSFRQLPGVFARVVKPLRRLFFQRHGRMATEAEASQLIRVCTPPRQGSCDAVPNKSADGSSCLFSSADSSDGSTTEACAVRELIDADVYARVIVEESTWRRGENTAWATALRYTRDALHLTPTSPPAPLWALDVGSCYGPFFGKILSRAVPLAPVPLHVTSLDLAPYQASAACNSGADGVPAPRVWRVDWLDIDFFGDEPEAGEVVRTNSTAVATGTADEGRLRYQQQNSVNSLIDWGGNSGSHLRDSHDGSTGDATQSSLTATAVRLESYDAVFFCLLLSYMPTPRLRFLACIHAFLALREGGLLVIVSTRTQGPRRRNWMNEWTVCLASIGFQRVQQSIQGKLVGMSFAKVSPSAEVRRSWVTAEGRAAWIESLMTSSAALEGLRITADDAKGCADI encoded by the coding sequence ATGCCATCGTCAAAGCCGCGCCATGCGAAAAACAGTGCTGGTAAGGGTCATGAGTCGGTTTCGCGCGCACCTCTGCCCGAGTTGCCTGCGCAGGCATCCGGAATAGCCTCGACGTCACAGACGGAAAACGTCTCGACAGAGCACCTCGCCTGGGCATCTCTCATCAAGGAGCAGCATCGGCATCTGCAGGCGACCGTACAGTCCGGTATCAGTGGCAGTGGTAGTGCGGTGACCACAATGAGTGCTTCTTCTTGCCTTACTGCctctgcgccgtcgctgtcgtcgtaCCAGGAGGAATTGAAGGTGTGGCGACGTACGCTGACgggcgaggaggcagtgcggcggCTCTCTGCCTATGCTGAGGCGATGCATCATCTTGCAACGCTGTACTGGAATCCCTCCGTGGTACCTGTGGAGGGACCCGGCACCGGAGTGGATGACGGTAACAGTACACGCAGCGAGCCTGCAACGCATGGCGGGAAGCGCCAGCGAAGTAGCGACACGTCAGATGACGTAAAAGAGTCATCGTCTTGTGCGCTGATACACAGGGCAATGGCAGCTACGAGAACTGTGACGATGTCCGTCGACAACTCTCGCCACTACAACGACCGCCTCAGCTACTGCCTGCAGAGCATCGCCTCCTACTATCTCGGCGAGGCAGATACAGAAGGGTGCGTTGAGGGCACCAAAGACGGCGCGCCTGGCGCCGCTGATCTTCAACctccggcgccggcgccgtcgccatctCACTGCTTTAGGGTGCACGTTGAGCAGGTGAGCTTCCGTCAGCTGCCTGGCGTGTTTGCACGAGTCGTGAAGCCGCTTCGCAGGCTCTTCTTTCAGCGACATGGTCGCATGGCGACGGAAGCGGAGGCGAGCCAGCTAATCAGGGTTTGCACACCGCCCCGGCAGGGCAGCTGCGATGCTGTGCCAAATAAGAGCGCGGACGGCTCCTCTTGCTTGTTCTCGAGTGCCGACTCAAGTGACGGATCGACGACGGAGGCGTGCGCCGTGCGGGAGCTCATTGACGCGGATGTGTACGCACGCGTCATTGTGGAGGAGTCGACGTGGCGCCGAGGGGAGAACACGGCGTGGGCTACTGCACTACGTTACACTCGCGATGCGCTTCACTTGACGCCGAcgtcgccgcctgcgccgctgtgggcACTGGATGTGGGCTCATGCTATGGCCCCTTTTTCGGCAAGATCTTGAGCCGTGCAGTGCCTCTTGCACCAGTGCCTTTGCATGTAACGTCTTTGGATCTTGCTCCGTATCAGGCATCTGCGGCCTGTAACAGTGGTGCTGATGGCGTCCCTGCACCACGTGTGTGGCGAGTGGACTGGCTGGACATTGATTTTTTTGGCGACGAGCCAGAGGCAggcgaggtggtgcgcacgAACAGTACCGCCGTTGCAACCGGCACGGCGGATGAAGGCCGCCTCCGCTATCAGCAGCAGAACTCAGTCAACAGCCTCATCGACTGGGGTGGAAACTCCGGATCGCACCTCCGCGACTCGCATGACGGCAGTACAGGCGACGCGACACAAAGCTCGCTcacagcgacggcggtgcggctggAAAGCTACGACGCTGTTTTTTTCTGTCTTCTCCTGTCCTACATGCCCACCCCACGCTTGCGCTTCTTGGCGTGCATCCATGCCTTCTTGGCACTTAGGGAGGGCGGGTTGCTCGTGATTGTgagcacgcgcacgcaggGACCGCGGCGTCGCAACTGGATGAACGAGTGGACGGTGTGCTTGGCCTCTATAGGGTTTCAACGCGTGCAACAGAGCATTCAGGGGAAGCTTGTCGGCATGTCCTTTGCGAAGGTGTCGCCCTCTGCGGAGGTGCGGCGGAGCTGGGTGACGGCGGAGGGACGTGCTGCGTGGATCGAGTCTTTAATGACATCTTCGGCGGCTCTGGAAGGACTGCGCATCACCGCAGACGACGCGAAGGGCTGCGCGGATATCTAA
- a CDS encoding hypothetical protein (TriTrypDB/GeneDB-style sysID: LpmP.23.1190) gives MQSLPTAHVKKVLRKEQLLRLRRWAKSDPAQVVAASQQICDHVYGYILARYRPGATAAARETSSSLPLGAAAGPDAPLPAPLSPPPLLVLAYLPLYFEVDLVPLMQRLWSIAHEQNIHILTPVVLSEAMAALPTAGAVPALSVKPTAQPGSSALSNPLPVALPAPHTLKSAMVFVEVLDERDLATGFAPQGGYGIREFNISLLEPWLLGPLHTSTFGTLAPLHSPSTLGGVRGDDEDGHVVRSCCHGRQRHMILCDAYARLFPESHAAGYRPSGLLEYGDFSEGSSTHLSPRVHGEDTHSLCSLDKASMLVLTPGVLFDVSTGARLGKGGGFYDRFFSYHGSAHHNRFPADSLPPRIGAQEEEGAAVGTEAVVDALPLSPSGVSFPKWEVMGLAFDDQVLHPSAASTSVPVSTVPDSSMPSRIPVDTHDQLMHFVVSPSCGIEQVWQYK, from the coding sequence ATGCAGTCCCTCCCTACTGCACACGTCAAGAAGGTACTCCGtaaggagcagctgctccgcttACGGAGGTGGGCCAAGTCGGATCcagcgcaggtggtggctgcCTCGCAACAGATCTGCGATCATGTGTATGGCTACATTCTCGCGCGCTACCGGCCTGGCgcgaccgctgccgctcgtgaAACGTCGTCATCGTTGCCAttgggagcagcagcgggaccGGATGCACCGCTACCTGCCCCACtttctccaccaccgctgctcgtCCTGGCGTATCTGCCACTGTACTTTGAGGTGGATCTTGTGCCGCTCATGCAGCGTCTGTGGTCAATCGCGCATGAACAAAACATCCACATCTTGACGCCTGTAGTGCTCTCAGAGGCGATGGCAGCTTTGCCGACGGCTGGGGCTGTGCCTGCGCTTTCTGTGAAGCCGACAGCACAACCAGGGTCATCAGCTCTCTCTAATCCCTTGCCAGTAGCACTCCCCGCGCCGCACACCCTCAAGAGTGCGATGGTCTTTGTCGAGGTGCTGGATGAACGTGACCTGGCCACAGGCTTCGCCCCACAAGGTGGGTACGGCATTCGTGAGTTTAacatctctctcttggaGCCCTGGCTACTGGGGCCTTTACACACGTCCACATTCGGGACGTTAGCTCCTCTCCATTCGCCGTCGACTTTGGGAGGAGTGAGgggcgatgacgaggacggcCATGTCGTGCGCTCGTGCTGCCATGGTCGCCAGCGTCACATGATTCTCTGCGATGCATATGCACGTTTGTTCCCCGAGTCCCACGCGGCTGGGTATCGGCCATCGGGCCTTCTTGAGTACGGCGATTTCAGTGAAGGCTCAAGCACCCATTTGAGCCCCAGAGTGCATGGGGAGGACACGCACAGCTTATGCAGTCTCGACAAGGCGTCGATGCTCGTGCTCACGCCTGGTGTACTCTTTGACGTGAGCACCGGTGCCCGCCTCGGCAAGGGCGGTGGCTTCTACGATCGCTTTTTCAGCTACCACGGCAGTGCGCATCACAACAGGTTCCCTGCTGACTCCCTCCCGCCCCGTATCGGAGCtcaggaagaggagggtgcGGCAGTGGGTACGGAAGCCGTAGTAGAtgcgctccctctctctccctccggCGTGTCTTTTCCGAAATGGGAGGTCATGGGCCTTGCCTTCGACGATCAGGTCCTGCATCCTTCTGCAGCGAGTACGTCCGTACCGGTCAGCACTGTCCCTGATAGCTCCATGCCGTCGCGCATCCCTGTCGACACGCATGATCAACTCATGCACTTTGTTGTCTCTCCGAGCTGCGGCATAGAGCAGGTGTGGCAATACAAGTGA
- a CDS encoding hypothetical protein (TriTrypDB/GeneDB-style sysID: LpmP.23.1170), with amino-acid sequence MSHQVAHTSATERQHLRQNYYTTSEQEAGLAHLWHMQRLASIRLSPSHTIQDVPDVDFQQPGRPSMDYYRQLYADRYAQQVRHDEAQIYAQNVKVLHHLLLASDDTTRKGRHMNLVPTSSEVCRFDNIEDQTLSRMRQRQTRQRQIAQENEKFLGHLLSVSPRVRTAKDLGAWHTTVHKKRVQQLSRFKPAEPFAGARLLEAASSRRRSSHGGVSGAAATAAAPYSISSELAAAPPLLRGHPYPPLSIAEASRTAPASLLPVVRTTSYGGVPLVLEDSIGSLGGVGNSEAATAGYAAALHHPPKRPPGTSRPDWQPISATDIPLLHYAADLQLRRDGGGGASTCVKGSSRSFSASSQRRGMQDSVHDARRGPNASSQRRHKTAFNTVRLVEPTEEGGVTQIWRHALRRRHERLAAEHTYYGSHTTLTGKPFTHRLPPQFEVSVGGAWEANNGCFVQCCPSADRPARAPPLLAPQVEPAAESGSRLAPTAPPAPVSGYPRRPLSSSESALRAPVQSKWRASIPKGWTTSLGPSDSATEAETADAQLCCASSCGAYAPI; translated from the coding sequence ATGTCGCATCAGGTCGCTCACACATCAGCCACAGAGCGTCAGCACCTTCGGCAGAACTACTACACCACCTCGGAGCAAGAGGCTGGACTGGCGCACTTATGGCACATGCAGCGGCTGGCTTCGATTCGTCTGAGCCCCTCTCACACAATCCAAGATGTGCCCGATGTGGACTTTCAGCAGCCAGGTCGCCCCTCCATGGATTACTACAGACAGCTCTACGCCGATCGCTACGCCCAGCAAGTGCGACACGACGAGGCTCAAATCTACGCTCAGAATGTGAAGGTACTGCATCACCTTCTCCTCGCCAGCGACGACACAACACGCAAGGGACGCCACATGAACCTCGTCCCGACCTCTTCTGAGGTCTGCCGCTTCGACAACATTGAGGACCAGACGCTGAGCCGCATGCGCCAGCGTCagacgcggcagcggcaaatTGCGCAGGAAAATGAGAAATTTCTCGGTCATCTCCTTTCGGTGTCACCCAGGGTGCGCACCGCCAAGGACCTCGGGGCATGGCACACCACAGTTCACAAGAAgcgagtgcagcagctctctcGATTCAAGCCGGCTGAGCCATTTGCCGGGGCACGATTGCTGGAGGCAGCCTCCTCTAGAAGACGGAGCTCCCACGGAGGTGttagcggcgctgccgcaaccgccgcagcgccgtaTTCAATTTCGTCGGAGCTTGCTGCGgcccctccgctgctgcgtggtcACCCTTATCCGCCACTCTCTATCGCTGAAGCGTCGCGCACCGCCCCAGCCTCGCTTCTGCCGGTCGTGCGCACGACATCCTACGGGGGTGTGCCACTCGTGCTCGAGGACTCCATTGGAAGCCTTGGCGGTGTGGGTAACAGcgaggcagcaacagcggggTACGCCGCTGCCCTGCACCATCCTCCGAAGCGGCCGCCAGGTACCTCTCGCCCTGACTGGCAGCCCATCTCTGCCACGGACATTCCCTTGCTGCATTACGCGGCcgacctgcagctgcgtcgcgacggcggtggtggcgcctcAACCTGCGTGAAGGGAAGCAGTCGCTCGTTTTCTGCCTCTTCGCAGCGACGAGGGATGCAGGATTCCGTGCACGATGCTCGCAGAGGGCCGAACGCCTCGAGCCAGCGACGCCATAAGACCGCGTTCAACACTGTGCGCCTTGTTGAGCCAACCGAAGAGGGGGGCGTAACTCAGATATGGCGTCATGCGCTACGGAGGCGTCACGAACGGCTCGCAGCGGAACACACCTATTACGGCTCACACACGACGCTAACAGGGAAGCCCTTCACGCACAGATTGCCGCCGCAATTTGAGGTTTCTGTGGGCGGTGCCTGGGAAGCCAATAACGGCTGCTTCGTGCAGTGTTGTCCTTCCGCAGACAGACCAGCAAgagcgccgcctcttctcgcGCCACAGGTGGAGCCAGCAGCCGAATCTGGAAGCCGCCTTGCTCCCACCGCCCCACCCGCGCCCGTCAGCGGCTATCCACGCCGGCCTTTGAGCTCATCAGAGAGCGCCTTGCGAGCACCGGTGCAAAGCAAGTGGCGTGCGTCAATACCAAAAGGGTGGACCACCAGTTTGGGTCCGTCCGACAGCGCAACAGAGGCGGAGACAGCGGACGCACAGCTGTGTTGTGCGTCGAGCTGCGGAGCGTACGCGCCTATTTGA